GCTGTTGATCGATCCGGTCAGCGAGTGGCGAGGATCGCGGTGACGACGGCCTCCGCCGGCGCCTCGTGCTTGGCGTAGTGCTCCGGGAAGGCCGACACCTGCACCGCCTGAGCGGCTTCGGTGAGCCGCAGCAGTTGCCAGCCGGCGACCCGTTGCAGTGCGAGGTAGAACTGGGTGGCCGCGTACTTCGGGTCCATCAGGTCGGCGACGGCGCCCCAGCCGGTGCTGGTCCGCTGCTGGAACAGGCCGACCGAGTCATGGTCCCAGCCGGTGCCCTGGTGCGGATAGTTCTTCGATTCCGGCAGTACCTCGCTGGCCCGGTTGAGCAGCGTGCTCTCCTGCATGGCGGTGGCGACGGCGATCACCAGGGCCCGGCGTGGCATCTGCAGGTCGAGGCCGGCGTCGACGATCGCGGTCGCGTTGTCCATCTGGATCTGGGAGAGTCCGGCGACCGGCGTCACGCTGGTCGGGGCGGGTTCGGCGGCCGGCGACTCGGCCGCCGCGTCGGCGGACGGCTCGGCGGATGGCTCGGCGGATGGCTCGGCGGGCTGTGGCTCACCGCTCGGCTCGGCAGCGGCCAGGTCCGGATCGGCGGCGGTCGCGCCATCGGTGGTGCCGGCCGACGGCTGCGTGGCGGTGGCGGCACCACTGTCGGTCCGCTCGGACCGGGACGCGCCGTCGAGCGCTTCGGCCCGCCGGAGCAGGTCGGACTCCGCGACGACGGTTCCGCTGTCGGTACGGGTCTGCGGATCGGCCGTCGACTCGACCGCAGCGACGACGCCGAGGGCGCCGATCACCACCGCCGCGACAGCGCGGCGGGCTCCCGGGCGGTGACGCAGGGTGGCGCCGGCCGCGACGAGGGCGCGCCGGACCGGAGTCGGGTACGGCGACGGAAGCAACCGGTCCCCAAGCCGAAGCCACCCGGCGATGAGCTGGGTCGCACCCGTGGTCTGGACGCCGGACTGGGCATCGTCCGAACGGCTATCGCGACTCAGGGTGTTCTCGTCGTTCCTTGTGGTGTGGTCATCAGGCATTCGACGAGGCTAGGCAGCATCACCCTCGATTACCTAGAGTGATTTTGTGATCGAGGACACATTTCCATCCTGACTAACCAGTCAACGCGCCTCACGCGATCACCCGGCCGACAATACCTCCGAAAATTCCGATGTCGGTAATACCGCTTTTGGCTGTTTAAGACGGCATTTATCGAGTGAGCAGCTTCCACCACATCGCCGACGGGACCGAATCCACCGTTCGACGGACCAGCTCCCCGAACTTCCGAGCCACGATCGGCCACCCGGCCAGCGCCCACCCCACCACATCCGCCGACCACCCTGACGAAGAGTAACGATAAATTAACTATTAGTAGTCACAGCTGAGTCGTCTCGGATCCGTGTCCGGAACCTGGAATGCACCGGGATGGCACTAACGTTGCGGCAACAGGGATGCCGTCCCGCCGTACCGTTCTGAGGAGGTTGCGTCCGGTGCTCGACCCACACGAACTCTACGACGTCGTCGATGAGTTGCCCGAGCTCGGCCAGCCGGTGCTGATCCAGGCAATGACCGGATTCGTCGACGCCGGCAATGCGACCCGGCTTGCCCGCGAACACCTGCTCGCGACCCTCGAGCACGAGGTGGTCGCCACATTTGACATCGATCAGCTGCTGGACTACCGGTCCCGCCGTCCGGTGATGCTCTTCGTCGAGGACCACTGGGAGCACTACGACGAGCCCCGGCTCGAGATACATCTGGTGCGCGACGACGCCGGTACACCGTTTCTGCTGCTCGGCGGACCCGAGCCGGACCTGCAGTGGGAACGGTTCACCGCCGCCGCGATCGCCGTCAGCCGTCGACTGAACGTCACGACGACCGTCGGCCTCAACGCGATACCGATGGCGGTGCCGCACACCCGACCGACCGGGTTGACCGCCCACGCCAGCCGCCGCGAGCTGATCAACGGATACGAGCCGTGGCTGCAACGGGTCCAGGTTCCCGGCAGCGCCGGGCACCTGCTCGAATACCGGCTCGGCCAGCAAGGTCAGGACGCTGTCGGATTCGCGGTCCACGTACCGCACTACGTGGCGCAGGCGGAATATCCTGCAGCGGCCGAACTACTGCTCAACTCGGTCTCCCGCACCACCGGTCTGCTCCTGCCCACCGAGCAGCTGCACACCGCGGCCGAAGCGGTCCGCGAGGACATCGACCGGCAGGTGGCACAGACCGAGGAGGCAGCCTCCCTGGTCCGCGCGTTGGAGGAGCAGTACGACACCTTCACCAGGGGACGGACGAGCAGCACCAACCTGCTCGCTGAGTCCGCCGGACCGTTACCGACCGCCGACGAGCTCGGCGCCGAGCTGGAGCGGTTCCTCGCCGAACAGAGCCGTCCGGGAGACCTCGGCGGCGGACCCGGCTGAGCCCAAGGCCCCGCCGCTCAGCTGAGTCCCGAGGCGGACTCAGCTGAGCTGCTCAGCTGAGCAGGCCGGCCGCAGGGCCCGGCCCAGCAGGCGTGTCAGGCCCCGCGTGGTCGGCCGCCTCGACCGGGCGTTGTGGCAGGCTGGGCCGGTGCGGATAGCCACCTGGAACGTCAACTCGGTCAAGGCCCGGCTCCCCCGGCTGCTGGGCTGGCTGGCGGACACCTCGCCGGACGTCGTCTGTCTGCAGGAAACCAAGTGCGCCGCTGGTGCCTTCCCCA
The sequence above is a segment of the Solwaraspora sp. WMMD406 genome. Coding sequences within it:
- a CDS encoding PAC2 family protein; translation: MLDPHELYDVVDELPELGQPVLIQAMTGFVDAGNATRLAREHLLATLEHEVVATFDIDQLLDYRSRRPVMLFVEDHWEHYDEPRLEIHLVRDDAGTPFLLLGGPEPDLQWERFTAAAIAVSRRLNVTTTVGLNAIPMAVPHTRPTGLTAHASRRELINGYEPWLQRVQVPGSAGHLLEYRLGQQGQDAVGFAVHVPHYVAQAEYPAAAELLLNSVSRTTGLLLPTEQLHTAAEAVREDIDRQVAQTEEAASLVRALEEQYDTFTRGRTSSTNLLAESAGPLPTADELGAELERFLAEQSRPGDLGGGPG